DNA from Salinispora arenicola:
AGCCCTCAACGCGGCGACCGTGGCAACCGTCGCGGACAGCACAATCGCGCACAACGTCGGCAGTCTGAACGGTGGAGGTATCGTCAACGCGGCGATCGCCTTCGCCTCCACAGTCGATGTGCGGAACACCAACATCACGGCCAATCAGGCAACGTTTGGTGGCGGAATCTTCAACATCGCCGTTGACGCCACGGTCACGCTCACCAACACGAAGGTCATCAAGAACATCGCCATCAGTACCGGCGGGGGCATCCTCAACTCGGGCGGAACGGTGAACCTGAACACGGCCACCGGTACCGTCGTGGTCAAGAACCGTCCAAACAACTGCGTCAACGTGCCCGGCTGCGTCGGATAGCGGCCTGACTGCGTTGGGTTGGAGGGCCCGTTTCCGCCGGCGTGTGGTGGGAACGGGCCCACCGGCATCACGTTGCGGTGAGGATCGGCCTCATCTCTGGCTGAGGGCAGGCAACACCCACGCGGCGAGTGCTGGCACATGGACGATGCTCCGAGCCGTCTGACTTCAAAGGGTCTGATCAGCGACGAACACACCCACTCCGGGCAGCGTCTCGGTCCGCCCTTTGATACGCAGTACCTGCATGGCGCGGTCTATCACCGGCTCCGTTACCCCGTAGTGTTCGATCAACTCTCGCCGGCTGGGGAGCTTGGAGCCTGGCGGAAACTCGCCGGACTCGATGCGTTCGGTGAGGTCATCAGCGATCTGCTCGTAGCGGTAACGCGGTGGCACGGTAGTTCCCCTCGGTTGGCAACACGAGTAGACCACCTACGTCAGCCCTTGACTACCCAACGGTACCTGTGGGAACTTGCCTAGGAGGTCGATTCCCTTGGTTGGCGCCTGTGAACCGTCCTCGCTGGTGTGGATGTCTGGCGCTTTCCGGGGCGGTCAGGCATCCACCCCTCCGATAGCTGCAGAGCGAGGAGGCGGCCTTTGTGTCTTTCACCTTTGCTGACACGACAGTCCATTGCTCGGAGACGAGCGGTGCGCCGATGAGGCGAGTCCCCTACGACGAGTACGTCCTGGCGGTCGCGTTGACCCTCGCACGTCGGCATCGGCCGGTCTGGTGTTGGCGGCGCTGGCGGTGGGTCTGCCGGTGCGGTGGAGAACTGCCGTGTCGTGCCCGACACCGGATTCCGATCAATCGCGGGCACTGGCCAGCGGAGGGAGAGTAGTGAGCGACGGGCCGGAGCAGCTTATTCTCACGGCGCACCTCCGAGGACGCGACGGCATGTGTGTCGGCTGCCGGGCGTGGTGGTCGCGGTTGGTGCCGTACCCGTGTTGGCAGGTGGACTGGGCGACCAGTCGGCAGGCGCGCACGAGCGTCGCCCGGTTCCTGGGCGGCGTGCGGTGACCACCTCGTGTGCCTCGACAGCACGGTCCATGCGTGTCCGTAGGTCAGAGCCGTTCATGGCGCTGCCCCTTCACCAAGTCCGAGGTCGGGGCCATCCGCCGTACGAACTCGGGAGAGGTCGTCGCGGTAGCGGGTGGCGAAGCCGCCTGGGCCGCGGAGGTGGCGGTACCCCACCACCGCATCGGCTGGTCGGTCCGGTCCAGGGACGGCCGGGTGTGGTCAGGCATCGCTGGTGCCAGGGCGTGCGTGTCACACTCGACCCCGTGTTGACCCAGGCACGGTCTCGGGAGGTTCGTTCGGTTGTCGACACGGTCGTCGAGTGGGCGGCCGAGCGCGCGGAAGTACGCGGGGTGCTGGTTGTCGGCTCCTGGGCGCGCGGGACCGCGCGGATGGACTCCGACGTCGACGTCGTGGTGCTGACGGGCAACGTCCACTATTCCGCGGCGGGAGTGTGGACCGGTCTGCTCGGCGGCGAGATGGTCCGGTCGGCCGAGTGGGGCCCGCTCCGGGAGATCCGCGTGCGACGGCCGTCGGGGTTGGTGGTCGAAATTGGCGTCACGCCGGTGAGCTGGGCCGACACCGACCCGGTCGACGCGGGCACACACCGGGTCATCGATGACGGGCACCGAGTCGTGCACGATCCGGCAGGTGTGCTGGCCCGGCTGTCGGCCGCATGCGAACCCGAGCGGCGGTACCCGGGCCTCAGACCGTGACCGTCGGCGACAGGGCACACGGTTCGTGGATGGTGCTGACCAGCACGGCACGTGTCGGTGCCGTGCTGGTCGCCGTGGGGTGGCCCGAGGTTCAGTACGACTTCTCCTGGCCGAGCACGTGCTGGGCCACGAAGTTCAGGATCATTTCCCTGGTGACCGGGGCGATCCGCCCGGCCCGCACCGCCCCGAGCAGCGTCGCCACCCCGTACTCGGTGGTCATGCCGGCCCCGCCGTGGGCCTGCACCGCCGTGTCCACGGCCAGTGCCGCCGCCTCCCCGGACGCGTACTTCGCCATGTTGCCGGCGACTCCCGCCTCCAGGTCCCGCCCGGCGTCGTAGAGTACCGCCGCCTTCTGGACCATCAGCCGGGCCAACTCCACCTGCACCGCCGCGTGCGCCAGGGGATGCGATACGCCCTGGTGCGAGCCGATCGACCGTCCACCCCACACCTTCCGGGTCGCCGTGTACTCCGAGGCACGTTCGAGCGCGTACCGGCCGGACCCGATGCTCATCGCGCCGATCGTGATCCGCTCCGGGTTCAGCCCAGCAAAGAGCGCCGGCAGGCCGGCGTCCACCGACTCGCCGACCAACGCCTCCCTGGGCACCCGTACGTCATCGAGGTAGAGCAGGAACTGGTCCTCCGGGGAGAGGATCTCCATGTCCAGCTTGGAGTAGGTCAGCCCCGCCGCGTCGGTTGGTACGAGGAACAGGGCCGGCTTCAGTTTGCCGGTCGTGGCATCCTCGGTCCGCGCCACCACCAGCACGTGCCCCGCCTGGTCGACGCCGGAGATGTAGCACTTGCGGCCGGAGATCACCCAGTCGTCGCCGTCGCGGCGGGCCACCGTGCCGAGCCGGTGGAAGTTCGACCCGGCCTCCGGCTCGGTGATCGCGAAGACGATCCGCTGGGAGCCGTCAGCGAGGCCGGGCAGGTGGCGCTTGCGCTGCTCCTCGGTGCCGTGTCGGTTGATGATCGTCGCGACGATGGCGGGGGAGACCACCAGCAGCAGCAGCGGGCACCCGGCCGCGGCCAACTCCTCGCAGACGATGGAGAGTTCGGTGATGCCGCCGCCCCCACCGCCGTACTCGGTCGGGATGTTCACACCGAGGTAGCCCAACCCGCCGGCCTCGTCCCACAGTTCGGTGGTGCGTTCGCCGGCCTTGGCCTTCTCGACGAAGTACCGGTGGCCGTACCGCTTGCCCAGCGCCCGTACGGCGTCACGGAGCTGGTCCTGCTCGGGGGTGAGGTCGAAGTTCATGACTGTGCCTCCTCGTCGGGGTTGACCACGGCCAGTACGGCGCCGGTCTCGACCTGGCCGCCGGCGGGTACCGGCAGCTCGGCGACCACGCCGTCGGTGGGGGCGAGTACGGGGTGTTCCAGCTTCATCGCTTCCAGGGTCAGCAGCAGGTCACCGGCGGCGACCCGCTGGCTGAGCTCGACGTGCACGCGGGTCACCGTGCCGGGAAGTGGCGCGAGCAGCGACCCGGCCGCCAGTTCCGCGCCCGGTAGCGGGAAGCGTGGTAGCTCGGTCAGGCCCAGCGCGCCGCCCGGGCTGTCCACGAAGACCTCCGGGCCCACCCGGTGTACCCGGTACGTTCGCCGCACCCCGGTGACATCCAGCACGACCCGGTCCGGGTGCGCCTCGACCAGGGTGAGGGCCGGCGCCACGCCGGCCGGGAAGGCGGCGTCGCCGGCAGCGGGCGGGTCGTCCCCCGGTGCCACCGACCATTCGGCGAGCGCGCCTCGACGGTCCAGGCGGTACCGCACCTCGATCTCCCCGCCGTCCGGGCCGGCGTAGCGCGTGACCTGTGGGAAGGCGGACACGTTGCGCCAGCCTGAGGGGAGCCCGGCCAGCACCGGGGCGCTGGCGCGGCGGTCGGCGGCCGAGGCGAGCGCCGCTGCCACCGCGGCCACCGGCAGTTCCTCTGGGGCTAGCAGCGGCGCGAAGACCTCCGGGTGCCGGTCCAGGAAGCCGGTGTCGATGTCAACAGCGGCGAACTCCGGACTACGCAGGATGCGTACCAGCAGATCCCGGTTGGTGGCGACGCCGTGCAGCTCGGCCCGCGCCAGCGCGCCGGCCAGCGCGCGGGCCGCCTCGTCCCGGGTGGGCGCCCAGCTGATCACCTTCGCGAGCATCGAGTCGTAGTGGACGCTCACCACCGAGCCATCAGTCACGCCCGAGTCCAGCCGTAGACCCGGCCCGGTCAGCGGCCCGAACTCGGTGGCCACCGCGGGAACCGTGAACCGGTGCAGGATGCCCGTTGCCGGCCGGTACCCCTGGGTCGGGTCCTCGGCGCAGAGGCGCACCTCGATCGCGTGCCCCGTGGTCGGTGGGGTCGTGGTGATCGGTAGCGGTGCGCCCTCGGCGACGAGCAGTTGCAGGCGGACCAGGTCCAGGCCGGTGGTCAGCTCGGTCACCGGGTGCTCCACCTGGAGGCGGGTGTTCATTTCCAGGAAGAAGATGTCACCGTCCGGGGCGAGTAGGAACTCGACCGTGCCCGCGCCGACGTAGTCGACCGCCCGCCCAGCGGCCGTCGCCGCCTCGTGGAGTCGCTGGCGCACCTCGGGTGCGAGGACGCCCGGCGCCTCCTCGACGATCTTCTGATGGCGGCGTTGGATCGAGCAGTCCCGCGCGCCCAGGGCCGTCACCGTTCCGAACCGGTCGCCCAGGATCTGCACCTCGACGTGCCGGCCGCGTTCGACGTACCGCTCGATGAAGACCGTGCCGTCGCCGAACGCGGAGGCCGCCTCGCGGCGTGCGCTGGCGACGGCATCGGCGAGTCCGTCGGCGGCGCGGACCACACGCATGCCCCGTCCACCACCTCCGGCGGATGCCTTCACCAGCACCGGGAAGCCGCTGACCTGGTCGGGTTCGGTCCAACTGGGCAGCATGGGGACGCCGGCCTCGGCGAGCAGTGTCTTCGCCGCGAGCTTGTCACCCATCGCCGCGATCGCCTTGGCCGGCGGCCCGACCCAGGTCAGCCCGGCGTCGGTGACCGCCGTGGCGAACTCGGCGTTCTCGGCGAGGAAGCCGTAGCCCGGGTGAACGGCGTCGGCACCGGCCCGTCGAGCCGCGTCCAGGACGAGGTCGATCCGCAGGTACGTCTCGCCGGGCGTGTTTCCGGGCAGCCGGACGGCGTGGTCGGCCTCGGCGACGAAGGCCGCGTCGGCGTCCGCGTCGGAGTGCACGGCGACTGTCCCGATCCCGAGCGCCCGGCAGGTGGTGAAGATCCGGCGGGCGATCTCGCCCCGGTTGGCGACCAGAAGTCTGCTGATCATCCGCGCTGAGTCTCCTTCGTTCGCGACTGCGGACTCCTCCGCCTGGCTGTTTCTTCGCGTGTCACATTCGGAAGACGCCGAAGCCGTCGGCGCCCTGCACGTGCCCGGTGTGGATCGCCGACAGACACAGCCCGAGGACGGTACGGGTGTCCCGGGGGTCGATGACGCCGTCGTCGTAGAGCCGGCCGGAGAGGAACAGTGCCCCGGACTGGGACTCGATCTGTTGCTCGACCATCGCCCGCATGGCCGCGTCGGACTCCTCGTCGTACTCCCGGCCCTTCGCGGCGGCGGCCTGTCGGGCCACGATGGAGAGCACCCCGGCGAGCTGCGCCGGGCCCATCACCGCCGACTTCGCGTTCGGCCAGGTGAACAGGAACCTCGGTTCGTAGGCTCGGCCGCACATGCCGTAGTTGCCGGCGCCGTAGGAGGCGCCGAGGTTGACCGTCAGGTGCGGCACCGTCGAGTTCGAGACCGCGTTGATCATGAGGGCGCCGTGCTTGATGATGCCGCGCTGCTCGTATTCGGTGCCCACCATGTATCCGGTGGTGTTCTGAAGGAAGATCAGCGGGGTATCGGCGGCGTTGGCGAGCTGGATGAACTGGGCCGCCTTCTGCGCCTCCGCGTTGAACAGGACACCGCGGGCGTTGGCGAGCACACCGACCGGATAGCCGTGCAGCTCGCCCCAGCCGGTGACCAGCGCGGTGCCGTAGGTCGGCTTGAATTCGTCGAACTCGCTGCCGTCCAGCACGCGGGCGATGATTTCGCGCGGGTCGAACGGCACCTTGAGGTCGGCGCTGGCGATACCGAGCAGTTCCTCCGGGTCGTACCGCGGCGGCCGGGGGGCGGCCGTGCGGGGCGGTGGCCCCGCCTTGCGCCAGTTGAGTCGGCGTACACACTGCCGGGCCAGTCGGATGCCGTCCCGCTCGTCCTCGGCCAGGTAGTCGGCCAGTCCGGAGGTGGTGGCGTGCATGGCGGCGCCACCCAGCGACTCGTCGTCGGCGTCCTCACCGGTGGCCATCTTCACCAGCGGTGGCCCGGCCAGGTAGACCTGCGATCGGTCGCGGATCATGATGACGTGATCGGACATGCCCGGCACGTATGCGCCGCCGGCGGTGGCGTTGCCGAAGACCACACTGACCGTGGGGATCCTGGCCGCGGAGAGTCGGGTCAGGTCACGGAACACCCGCCCGCCCGGGATGAAGATCTCCGCCTGGGTGGGTAGGTCCGCCCCGGCCGACTCGACCAAGTTGATCATCGGTAGCCGGTTGGCCAGGGCGATCTCGCCGGCCCGACGGGTCTTCGCCAGCGACCACGGGTTGACCGCACCGCCGCGGACCGTCGGGTCGCTGGCGATGATCATGCACTCGACGCCCTCGACCGCGCCGATGCCCGTGACCACGCTGGCACCGACCGGGAAGTCAGTGCCGTACGCGGCGACCGACGACAGCTCCAGGAACGGGCAGTCCCGGTCGAGTAGCAGCTCGATGCGCTCCCGGGCGAGCAGCTTGCCGCGCCTGTGCTGCCGAGCGCGGGCCTTCTCGCCGCCTCCGGCACGAGCCTCGTCGAGTGCGGAGTCCAACTCGGCCAGCCGGGCCAGCAGGGCCTCCCGGTTGTCCCGGAAGGCCGGCGCGGCCGGGTCGACCACGCTGTGCAGTGCGGTCACAGCCCCATGCCCTTCGCGATGATCTCATTCATGATCTCGGTGGTGCCGCCGCCGATGCTCAGGATGCGCTGGTCGCGGTAGTGTCGCTCCACCTCGGCGTCGCGCATGCAGCCGAACCCGCCGTGGAGCTGCAACGCGGCGTCGACCACCTCGGCGCAGGCGTCGACGGCGGCGTTCTTGGCCATCGCGATCTCGGTCATGGCCGGTTCGCCGGCGGCGACCCGGGTCGCCACGTCGAGCACGTAGGCGCGGACCGACTCGGCACGGGTGTGCATCTCGGCGAGCCGGTGCCGGACGAGCTGCCGGCTCGTCAGGGGTCGACCGAAGGTTTCCCGGTCCTGGCACCAGCCACGCGCCAGCTCCACGCAGCGTTGCGCCGTCGCGTACGCCTGGGTGGCCAGGGAGACCCGCTCGGCGGCGAAATTCTGCATGATCGACAGGAATCCGGTGTTCTCCTCGCCGACCCGGTTCGCCACCGGCACCCGGACGTCCACGAAGGAGAGCTCGGCGGTGTCCGAGCAGTGCCAGCCGAGCTTTTCCATCCGCCGGCCGACGGTGAAGCCCGGCATGCCCTTCTCGATCACCAACAGGGAGATGCCATCCGCGCCCGGCCCGCCGGTGCGCACGGCGACGGTCACGAAGTCGGCCCGGTAGCCACTGGTGATGTACGCCTTGGCGCCGTTCACCACATAGTGGTCGCCGTCCCGGCGGGCCGTGGTGCGAAGCCCCGCCACGTCCGAGCCCCCGCCCGGCTCGGTGATCGCCAGCGCACCGATCATCGTCCCGGCGAGAGTCGGCCGAACGTAGCGCTCGACCAGGTCGGTGCCAGCGGCCGGCGTGGTGCCCGTGCCTGCGTCCCCCGTGGCGCGGTCGCTGGCGGTCACCAGGTGCGGCAGGGCGATGCCGTGCGTGAACAGCGCCGCCACCAGCCCGGAGGAACCGCCGGACCGGATGATCTCCTCCGTGACGGCGACCGAGTCCAGCAGGTCGCCGCCGCTGCCGCCGACCTTCTCGGGAAAACCAATGCCGAGCAGGCCGATCCTCGCGGCCGTCGCGTGTAGCTCCCGGGGGACCTCGCCGGCGCGCTCCCAGTCGTCGAGGTGCGGCAGGACCTCCTTCGCCATGAACGTCTGGGTCAGCTCGCGCAGCTGCCGGCGTTCCAGGGTGTCCACGAACGTCATGATGTCGCCTCCAAGATCAGACCGGCGGGAACGTCGACCACGCGGGACCGGAGTAGCTCACCCAGTGCCTTCGCCTGCGGATCGAAACGAGTCGTGGCAGCCACCCCCGGCCCGAGCAGGCCCCGGATCACGAAGTTGACCGCCCGCAGGTTCGGCAGTTCGTGACGTTCGACAGTCAGCGGGGAGGTCTCCGGCAGCAGCTCAGCGAGTCGCTCCACGGTCAGCCAGCCCCGCAGCCACGCCCAGGTCGCGTCGTTTCGTGCCCAGACGCCCAGGTTGGCGTCACCCCCCTTGTCCCCCGACCGGGCTCCCACCACGTCCCCGAGCGTCCCGCGCCGGGTCGGGTACGAGGAGGGGCTCCCGGTCGACACCGAGGGCCCGACAGCGGGCTCCGCCGACCGCCTCAGTGGGGGCGGGGGGATCGGCACGCGGGTGTCGTCGGGCAGCACGGCCACATGCGCGACCGCGTCCTGCGCGACCGTGTCGGCGGTGAAGACCCCGTACGGTGTCGCGTCGCCGGGCGGGGTGGTCAGGGTGCACCCCGGGTACGAGGCCAGCGCCAGCTCCACCGCCGCGGCCGAGAAGGCCCGGCCGGCCCGTGCCTTGTCCCCGTCGCGGAGGTGTACGTGCAGCAGGGCGCTCGCCGTTTCGGTGTCGGCGGTGTCGGGGTGGTCGGTGCGGGCGAGGACGAACTCCAACCCCTCCTTGCCGACGGTCTCCTCGAGCTGCCTCCGGACCAGGGCGGCCTTCGCCGGGATGTCCAGCCCGCAGAGCACGAAGGTCATGGAGTTGCGGAAGCCGCCGAGGTTGTTGACGCCGACCTTGAGGGTTTCTGGTGGCGGCGTCCCCCGGACCCCGGACACCCGGACCCGGTCCGGCCCGTCCGGGGCGAGGCGCACCGTGTCCAGGTGGGTGATCACGTCCGGCCCGAGATACGCCGGCCCGCCCACTTCGTACAGGAGTTGGGCGGTGACCGTCTCGACGGTGACCGCGCCCCCGGTGCCCGGGTGCTTGGTGATCACCGACGAGCCGTCGTCGTGCAGCTCTGCGACGGGGAAGCCGGGCCGGTGCCCGCCGTCCGGTAGCTCGGTGAAGAAGCTGAAGTTGCCGCCGGTCACCTGCGCGCCGCATTCGAGGAGGTGCCCGGCGACGGTCGCGCCGGCGAGAGCGTCCAGGTCGTCGCGGCCCCAGCCGAACCGGGCGATCGCCGGCCCGACCACCAGGGACGCGTCGGTGACTCGTCCGGTGACCACCACGTCGGCGTCGGCGTCGAACGCGGCGGCGATTCCGAACGCCCCGAGGTACGCGTTCGCGGTCAGCGCGTCCGGCCGGGGGAGTGAGTCGCCCTCGACGTACCCGACCCTGACGTCGAGCCCGAGCCGTTCGGCGAGGGACCGGATGGCGGCGGCCAACCCCGCGGGGTTCAGCCCCCCGGCGTTGGTGACGATCCGCACGCCGCGTTCCTGTGCGGTGCCGAGGGTGCCCTCGAGTTGGCGTAGGAACGTCCGTGCGTACCCGAGGTCGGAGTCACGCATCCGGTCCCGACCCAGAATGAGCATGGTCAGCTCGGCGAGGTAGTCGCCGGTGAGAACGTCCAGGGCGCCGCCGTCGAGCATCTCCTGCCAGGCGGTGAAGCGGTCGCCGTAGAAGCCGGAGGCGTTGCCGATCCGAAGGACCTGGCTCACGCCGGTGCCTCTGCTGCCGGCGCCCGCCCGGCACCGGGTGGGCCGGCGAACGCCTGGGCCACGTCCAGCCAGGCGTCGGCCACCGGCCCGGTCGCGGTGAGGGCGAGATCGGCGCGGTGCCGGCGTTGGGTCACCAGCAGGCAGAAGTCCAGTGCCGGCCCGGTGACCAGGTCGGCCGCGTCCGCGGGGCCGTACGACCAGGTCGCGTCGCCGGTGTGCGGGGTGGCAGGCGCGGTCAGGTCAACTCGGACCGGCGTTGTCGGCAGCGGGCGGCCGTGTGCGGCGAAGGAGTGCCCCAGCGTCCGGAAGCCGAGGTACGCGATGTGCCGCAGCCGGGCCGTGGCCGGCCTGGTGACCCTGAGCGCGTCGGCTACGTCCGTGCCGTGCGCCCAGGTCTCCATGATCCGAGCGGTGACCATCGACGCGGGGGACATCGTGGTGCCGTACCAGGGAAGTTTGTCGCCGGCCGGGGTGGCCGCGAGGGCGGCGGCGAGCGCCGTCCGTCCGGACCGCCAGCGGGGCAGCAACTCGCCCGGTGGGGCGAGGAACTCCTCCGCGCCGGCGTCCACCAGTCGGGCCGGGTCGGCTGCCGAGGTCACCGAGCTGTAGAACGCGTCGGCGTCGGTTGCGGCGAGCCACGCGGCGTGGTCCGTCCAGGCCAGATGCGCGATCTGGTGGCCGATCGTCCAGCCCGGCGCAGGCGTGGAGCGGGCCCAGTCGGCGGTCGACAGTGGTGCCACGAGACTGTCCAGTTCGGCGGACTCGGCGGCGAGATCGGTCAGCAGGTCCGTCAGGTCGACCATGGTGCCTCCGGGGGTCGGCGGTGATGCGGGGACGCGGTCAGGGGGCGAGCAGATCGGTGAGTTGGTGTTTCCAGGCGGTGAGCAGCGCGGCGCGGCGGACCGAGTCGTCGTTGAGCAGGTTCGCCACGCCGAGGCCGCGGAGCAGGTCGAGGGTTGCCTGCACCGCCTCCCGTACGCCCGGTCGACGCTCGTCGACCTCGAGCATGGCGACGGTGAGCCGGTGCATCTCCCGACCGAGTCGGGCCTCCAGCGGCACCAGCGCCGCCCGTAGTTCGCGGTCGGTGCGGGCGGCGACCCACAGTTCCAAGGCGGCGACGAACAGCGGGCCGGTGAAGGCCGCGGCGAGCAGGTCGACCACGCGGTCCAACCGACGCGGGCCGGCCGGCAGGGCTTCTGCCTCGACGCGCAGTTCCTCCGCGCGCCGTTCGGCGAGGTGTGCGACCGCGGCGGTGACCAGGGCCGCCTTGGTGGGGTAGTGGTGTAGCTGGGCGCCTCGCGACACTCCGGCCCGGGTCGCTACGACGGTGGTCGTGGTGCCTGACCAGCCGTGCTCGACCAGGCACTCCACGGTGGCCTCGAGTAGTCGGGCCTGGGTGGCGCGGCTGCGTTCCTGCTGCGGGACACGGGTCGGTACACCGGACACGGCCTCAGCGTGCCGCTCGCAAAACAAACAGTCAAGCCTGACTTTTCTGGAGCGAGTCAACCGCATGGCCGGCGGCCTCCGCGTGGGTTCCTCCGCTGGTTGACCGCAAGCCGGCTGCCGGCGCCGAGCTGCGCCGTCCGAATCCCTCGCGATCCGGGCGGTGGATCCGTCGCGATCCGGGCAGTGGGCAGCGCTGTCAGCCCGATCCAGGGACGACGGACGGGTGGACGGTCAAACGCGGGCGCGACGAGCCAGGCGCTCCGGATCGAGAACGATGATGCTCTTGCCGTCCAGGCGCAGCCAGCCCCGCGAGGCGAAGTCGGCGAGGGCCTTGTTGACCGTCTCACGGGAGGCGCCGACCAGTTGGGCGATCTCCTCCTGGGTCAGGTCGTGGGTCACCCGCAGCACACCGCCGTCCCGGGTGCCGAAGCGGCCAGCCAACTGCAGCAGGTTCTTCGCGACCCGACCGGGCACGTCGGTGAAGATCAGGTCGGCCAGCGAGTCGTTCGTCCGGCGCAGCCGGCGGGCAAGCACCCGCAGCAGTTGCTCGGCGATCTCCGGCCGGTTGTTCAGCCAGGGGCGCAGTGCCTGCTTACGCAGCCGCACCAGGCGGGTGTCGGTCACCGCCGTCGCGGTCGCCGTCCGTGGGCCCGGGTCGAAGAGCGACAGCTCACCCACCATGTCCGAGGGCCCCATGACCGCGATCAGGTTCTGTCGCCCGTCGGCCGCCCGGCGCCCAACCTTGATCTTGCCGGACAGGAGGATGTAGAGGCTGTCGCCGGGCTCGCCCTCGTTGAAGACGACCTCGCCCTTGCGGACCTCGATCGTCTCCATCTCCTTGGCGAGCGCCTCGGCAGCCTCTGGGTCGACCCCCTGGAAGATCCCACTACGGGCCAGTACCTCGTCCATCGCGCACCTCCGCCTGCGCGTGCCGTCCGTCGGCGGGTCCGCCGTCCGCTTCTCCCTCGCGCCCGGTCAGTCTAGGCGCATGTGAGCAGATATTCCGAGGTGCACCCCTGGAAACGTGATCGTTGGGCGTAACCAGTCCGTCGTCGTCAGCCGCTACCATGCCCGGCCCAGCCGGGTGAGACGTGCCAGGCGCGGGCCCGGACCGTAGGGTCGCCACGTGCTGAACGAGCCGTCACTGTGCACCCGTCGTGAGGACGGGCGGAACCTTCCGGCGTTGGTCTGGCGAGCCGAGCAGCCGTTACTCAGCGTGAGTTCGGC
Protein-coding regions in this window:
- a CDS encoding winged helix-turn-helix domain-containing protein, translating into MVYSCCQPRGTTVPPRYRYEQIADDLTERIESGEFPPGSKLPSRRELIEHYGVTEPVIDRAMQVLRIKGRTETLPGVGVFVADQTL
- a CDS encoding nucleotidyltransferase domain-containing protein, giving the protein MRVTLDPVLTQARSREVRSVVDTVVEWAAERAEVRGVLVVGSWARGTARMDSDVDVVVLTGNVHYSAAGVWTGLLGGEMVRSAEWGPLREIRVRRPSGLVVEIGVTPVSWADTDPVDAGTHRVIDDGHRVVHDPAGVLARLSAACEPERRYPGLRP
- a CDS encoding acyl-CoA dehydrogenase family protein; the protein is MNFDLTPEQDQLRDAVRALGKRYGHRYFVEKAKAGERTTELWDEAGGLGYLGVNIPTEYGGGGGGITELSIVCEELAAAGCPLLLLVVSPAIVATIINRHGTEEQRKRHLPGLADGSQRIVFAITEPEAGSNFHRLGTVARRDGDDWVISGRKCYISGVDQAGHVLVVARTEDATTGKLKPALFLVPTDAAGLTYSKLDMEILSPEDQFLLYLDDVRVPREALVGESVDAGLPALFAGLNPERITIGAMSIGSGRYALERASEYTATRKVWGGRSIGSHQGVSHPLAHAAVQVELARLMVQKAAVLYDAGRDLEAGVAGNMAKYASGEAAALAVDTAVQAHGGAGMTTEYGVATLLGAVRAGRIAPVTREMILNFVAQHVLGQEKSY
- a CDS encoding biotin carboxylase N-terminal domain-containing protein, producing the protein MISRLLVANRGEIARRIFTTCRALGIGTVAVHSDADADAAFVAEADHAVRLPGNTPGETYLRIDLVLDAARRAGADAVHPGYGFLAENAEFATAVTDAGLTWVGPPAKAIAAMGDKLAAKTLLAEAGVPMLPSWTEPDQVSGFPVLVKASAGGGGRGMRVVRAADGLADAVASARREAASAFGDGTVFIERYVERGRHVEVQILGDRFGTVTALGARDCSIQRRHQKIVEEAPGVLAPEVRQRLHEAATAAGRAVDYVGAGTVEFLLAPDGDIFFLEMNTRLQVEHPVTELTTGLDLVRLQLLVAEGAPLPITTTPPTTGHAIEVRLCAEDPTQGYRPATGILHRFTVPAVATEFGPLTGPGLRLDSGVTDGSVVSVHYDSMLAKVISWAPTRDEAARALAGALARAELHGVATNRDLLVRILRSPEFAAVDIDTGFLDRHPEVFAPLLAPEELPVAAVAAALASAADRRASAPVLAGLPSGWRNVSAFPQVTRYAGPDGGEIEVRYRLDRRGALAEWSVAPGDDPPAAGDAAFPAGVAPALTLVEAHPDRVVLDVTGVRRTYRVHRVGPEVFVDSPGGALGLTELPRFPLPGAELAAGSLLAPLPGTVTRVHVELSQRVAAGDLLLTLEAMKLEHPVLAPTDGVVAELPVPAGGQVETGAVLAVVNPDEEAQS
- a CDS encoding acyl-CoA carboxylase subunit beta, whose product is MTALHSVVDPAAPAFRDNREALLARLAELDSALDEARAGGGEKARARQHRRGKLLARERIELLLDRDCPFLELSSVAAYGTDFPVGASVVTGIGAVEGVECMIIASDPTVRGGAVNPWSLAKTRRAGEIALANRLPMINLVESAGADLPTQAEIFIPGGRVFRDLTRLSAARIPTVSVVFGNATAGGAYVPGMSDHVIMIRDRSQVYLAGPPLVKMATGEDADDESLGGAAMHATTSGLADYLAEDERDGIRLARQCVRRLNWRKAGPPPRTAAPRPPRYDPEELLGIASADLKVPFDPREIIARVLDGSEFDEFKPTYGTALVTGWGELHGYPVGVLANARGVLFNAEAQKAAQFIQLANAADTPLIFLQNTTGYMVGTEYEQRGIIKHGALMINAVSNSTVPHLTVNLGASYGAGNYGMCGRAYEPRFLFTWPNAKSAVMGPAQLAGVLSIVARQAAAAKGREYDEESDAAMRAMVEQQIESQSGALFLSGRLYDDGVIDPRDTRTVLGLCLSAIHTGHVQGADGFGVFRM
- a CDS encoding acyl-CoA dehydrogenase family protein, coding for MTFVDTLERRQLRELTQTFMAKEVLPHLDDWERAGEVPRELHATAARIGLLGIGFPEKVGGSGGDLLDSVAVTEEIIRSGGSSGLVAALFTHGIALPHLVTASDRATGDAGTGTTPAAGTDLVERYVRPTLAGTMIGALAITEPGGGSDVAGLRTTARRDGDHYVVNGAKAYITSGYRADFVTVAVRTGGPGADGISLLVIEKGMPGFTVGRRMEKLGWHCSDTAELSFVDVRVPVANRVGEENTGFLSIMQNFAAERVSLATQAYATAQRCVELARGWCQDRETFGRPLTSRQLVRHRLAEMHTRAESVRAYVLDVATRVAAGEPAMTEIAMAKNAAVDACAEVVDAALQLHGGFGCMRDAEVERHYRDQRILSIGGGTTEIMNEIIAKGMGL
- a CDS encoding acyclic terpene utilization AtuA family protein, with the translated sequence MSQVLRIGNASGFYGDRFTAWQEMLDGGALDVLTGDYLAELTMLILGRDRMRDSDLGYARTFLRQLEGTLGTAQERGVRIVTNAGGLNPAGLAAAIRSLAERLGLDVRVGYVEGDSLPRPDALTANAYLGAFGIAAAFDADADVVVTGRVTDASLVVGPAIARFGWGRDDLDALAGATVAGHLLECGAQVTGGNFSFFTELPDGGHRPGFPVAELHDDGSSVITKHPGTGGAVTVETVTAQLLYEVGGPAYLGPDVITHLDTVRLAPDGPDRVRVSGVRGTPPPETLKVGVNNLGGFRNSMTFVLCGLDIPAKAALVRRQLEETVGKEGLEFVLARTDHPDTADTETASALLHVHLRDGDKARAGRAFSAAAVELALASYPGCTLTTPPGDATPYGVFTADTVAQDAVAHVAVLPDDTRVPIPPPPLRRSAEPAVGPSVSTGSPSSYPTRRGTLGDVVGARSGDKGGDANLGVWARNDATWAWLRGWLTVERLAELLPETSPLTVERHELPNLRAVNFVIRGLLGPGVAATTRFDPQAKALGELLRSRVVDVPAGLILEATS